One window of the Chryseobacterium camelliae genome contains the following:
- a CDS encoding DUF1501 domain-containing protein — MNRKDFLRLVSLGGIGAPFYLNGMPSRFMNQFLDLQLSCDTVNDRVLVILRLAGANDGLNTVIPISQYSTYAALRPNIKIASTGTGSYIPLDSTVASGKLVGLNPSMTGFKSLYDSGKLLLMNGVGYPNPNYSHFRSENLMFAGKDGSVNSDLLDGIFGRFLGSLYPGLAGNPTTLNPDPLAIQMGNLNPCLFYEHTTEKNIEYNLTGFQSSIFSTLKLVTSEYNDLLAYVKSIAASMDAYYDRVMQVFNAGNNSAAAYPNSSLAKQLKTVARMIKGGSKTKIFQVNLSGFDTHVNQVQSGSPHLGTHANLLGDIAGSVAAFQADIQQLGIADKIMTVTFSEFGRQVRENGSTGTDHGDLAPFFVIGNAAAAGILGDHPVFTNQTSFYYNQNQRRYDYRQIFASLLQDWLGATTSLMITSELDYYVTGSQKVDVITGAQKASTVCSNLGTSEVISDQGIKVYPVPASQYIYVDFEQRKENNIQYQILDMSGRIILQQTEKLISNRLEINVSAVTEGNYILKLKTGQTEIGKKIIISHR; from the coding sequence ATGAACAGAAAAGATTTTTTAAGATTAGTTTCTCTCGGAGGTATTGGTGCACCGTTTTATCTCAATGGTATGCCTTCAAGGTTTATGAACCAGTTTCTGGATCTGCAGCTCAGCTGCGATACTGTTAATGACAGGGTTTTGGTTATTCTCAGGCTGGCCGGTGCCAATGACGGGCTCAATACCGTGATTCCTATAAGCCAGTACAGCACCTATGCTGCGCTGAGGCCAAACATTAAGATTGCCAGTACAGGGACCGGAAGCTATATTCCGCTGGACAGTACAGTAGCTTCCGGTAAACTTGTCGGCCTGAATCCTTCAATGACCGGCTTTAAAAGCCTTTATGATTCCGGCAAACTCCTGCTTATGAACGGAGTGGGATATCCAAACCCCAACTACTCACACTTCAGATCAGAAAACCTTATGTTTGCAGGTAAGGACGGCAGTGTCAATTCTGATCTCCTGGATGGAATATTCGGCCGGTTTCTGGGCTCGCTGTATCCGGGTCTTGCAGGAAACCCGACGACTCTCAACCCGGATCCGCTTGCCATACAGATGGGAAATCTTAATCCATGCCTGTTCTATGAGCATACAACGGAAAAAAACATTGAGTATAACCTTACCGGCTTCCAATCCAGCATTTTCAGCACCTTAAAGCTGGTTACTTCAGAGTATAATGACCTTTTGGCCTATGTAAAGAGTATTGCAGCAAGTATGGATGCTTATTATGACCGTGTAATGCAGGTCTTCAATGCCGGAAATAATTCTGCTGCAGCATATCCTAACTCTTCTTTGGCAAAACAGCTGAAAACCGTTGCCAGAATGATCAAAGGGGGAAGCAAAACCAAAATTTTCCAGGTTAACCTAAGCGGATTCGACACCCACGTGAATCAGGTACAGTCAGGAAGCCCTCATCTGGGTACGCATGCCAATCTCCTTGGGGATATTGCCGGTTCTGTTGCAGCCTTCCAGGCAGATATCCAGCAGCTCGGCATTGCAGACAAGATAATGACCGTTACATTCAGCGAATTCGGAAGGCAGGTACGGGAAAATGGAAGTACGGGAACAGATCATGGGGACCTGGCCCCGTTTTTTGTGATCGGTAATGCTGCAGCGGCAGGAATTTTAGGAGATCATCCTGTATTTACCAATCAGACCAGCTTTTATTACAACCAGAACCAGAGAAGGTATGATTACCGGCAGATTTTCGCTTCGCTGCTGCAGGACTGGCTTGGAGCGACCACCAGCCTGATGATTACTTCCGAACTTGATTATTACGTTACAGGAAGCCAGAAGGTGGATGTGATTACCGGAGCGCAGAAAGCAAGCACGGTTTGCAGTAACCTTGGAACATCAGAGGTCATTTCAGATCAGGGAATAAAGGTTTATCCGGTTCCGGCAAGCCAGTATATTTACGTTGATTTTGAACAAAGAAAGGAAAATAATATACAATACCAGATCTTAGATATGAGCGGAAGGATTATTCTTCAGCAAACAGAGAAGCTGATTTCCAACCGGCTCGAGATCAATGTTTCCGCCGTTACAGAAGGAAATTATATTTTAAAACTGAAGACAGGGCAAACCGAGATCGGTAAGAAAATTATTATTTCTCACCGTTAA
- a CDS encoding DUF1800 family protein, producing the protein MPSLTPKTNALGFANAYHLLRRTTYNITKARILDLAVKTPQQALTELFNFSNPVPPSPLNNAGETIVPTSASPNITDTQNTANSVRNDLYWWLYSALKDPSAQHKIAYFLHILFIADDDASFWINFDYKELLRFHVNGSLKDLAVRVTQNPRMLLYLNNNLNQNTSPNQNYAREFLELFTILKGPQIATGNYTNYTETDVQQAARVLTGFSLTSSIHLDKTARLTSVDSVTQIPTGQVKVNNHDTGTKTFSAAFGSQSIPGGTTEATIKTELQNYINMIFDKDETAKAYCRRIYRYFVGREITSAIETGIIVPLAAALKTDNYNIIPAITTLLKSKHFYDEEDSVAGDQTIGNIIRNPVELYLHMFSLLNLQIPLYTANPSAIHSLMGVVTNYASNAGMPVFRPQSVNGYSGYSSSPNYDKNWITTSSLRIRYNNTIDYLINGLTYNGFTFKLYNAPFVKDSGYFSNPGDTDTLVTEFLQMMFVEVPTGDRYNYFKNVFLNNLSTINWLNEWNNYISTGNANNVKIPIDRLVKAIIKSPEFQII; encoded by the coding sequence ATGCCGAGTCTAACGCCTAAAACCAATGCGCTGGGATTTGCAAATGCCTATCATCTCCTGAGACGCACCACTTACAACATTACGAAAGCCAGAATTCTGGACTTAGCTGTCAAGACTCCACAGCAGGCACTGACAGAATTATTTAATTTCAGCAATCCTGTTCCTCCCTCGCCTCTTAATAATGCTGGTGAGACCATTGTCCCTACATCAGCCAGTCCCAATATTACTGATACACAGAATACAGCCAACAGTGTAAGAAATGATCTCTACTGGTGGCTATATTCCGCTCTTAAAGATCCCTCGGCACAACATAAAATCGCCTACTTTCTGCACATCCTTTTTATTGCTGACGATGATGCTTCTTTCTGGATTAATTTTGATTATAAAGAGCTTTTAAGATTTCATGTCAACGGCAGCCTTAAAGATCTTGCCGTACGAGTCACTCAGAACCCAAGAATGCTGCTGTATCTCAATAACAATCTAAATCAGAACACCAGCCCCAATCAGAATTATGCACGGGAATTCCTAGAGCTTTTTACCATTTTAAAAGGTCCGCAGATTGCTACCGGAAACTACACCAATTATACGGAAACTGATGTACAGCAGGCAGCGAGGGTGTTGACGGGTTTTTCACTGACCTCATCCATACATCTTGATAAGACAGCCAGGCTTACTTCTGTAGATTCTGTTACCCAAATTCCTACCGGACAGGTTAAAGTAAATAACCATGATACGGGAACCAAAACTTTTTCTGCCGCATTCGGTTCACAATCTATTCCCGGAGGCACTACCGAAGCAACCATTAAAACAGAGCTTCAGAATTATATCAATATGATTTTTGACAAAGATGAAACGGCAAAAGCATACTGCAGAAGGATCTACCGCTATTTCGTGGGTAGGGAAATTACTTCGGCTATAGAAACAGGGATTATTGTCCCACTTGCAGCAGCGCTTAAAACTGACAACTATAATATCATCCCTGCCATTACCACACTTCTGAAAAGCAAACATTTTTATGATGAAGAAGACAGTGTGGCCGGTGATCAGACCATCGGAAACATCATAAGAAATCCTGTTGAGCTGTACCTTCATATGTTTTCGCTGCTTAATCTTCAGATCCCGTTATATACTGCCAACCCCTCCGCGATACACAGCCTGATGGGCGTTGTGACCAATTATGCTTCCAATGCCGGAATGCCGGTTTTCAGGCCGCAATCGGTCAACGGCTACTCAGGATATTCAAGCAGCCCTAATTATGACAAAAACTGGATTACCACTTCTTCCCTCAGGATACGGTACAACAATACGATTGACTACCTGATCAACGGGCTGACTTATAACGGTTTCACCTTTAAACTGTACAACGCTCCGTTTGTAAAAGACAGCGGCTATTTTTCTAATCCGGGCGATACAGATACACTGGTTACCGAATTTCTGCAGATGATGTTTGTGGAAGTGCCTACCGGCGACCGTTACAATTATTTCAAAAATGTATTTCTGAATAACCTCAGCACGATCAACTGGCTCAATGAATGGAACAACTACATCAGTACGGGGAATGCCAACAATGTGAAAATCCCTATAGACAGACTGGTAAAAGCGATTATTAAATCGCCTGAATTTCAAATCATCTAA
- a CDS encoding SDR family oxidoreductase: protein MNLYTQPMLREGALKDKVAIVTGGGSGLGKAMTRYFLELGAKVVITSRNLEKLQVTAGELEEQTGGKVLCVACDVRNWDEVEAMKEATLAAFGKIDILLNNAAGNFISPTERLTHSAFDSILDIVLKGTKNCTLSIGKHWIDSKTSGTVLNIVTTYSWTGSAYVVPSACAKAGVLAMTRSLAVEWAKYGIRFNAIAPGPFPTKGAWDRLLPGDLQEKFDMKKKVPLRRVGEHQELANLAAYLVSDYSAYMNGEVVTIDGGEWLQGAGEFNMLEDVPQEMWDALEAMIKAKKSN from the coding sequence ATGAATCTGTACACACAGCCAATGCTCCGCGAAGGAGCCCTTAAAGATAAAGTTGCTATTGTAACCGGCGGCGGAAGCGGCCTGGGAAAAGCCATGACCAGGTATTTCCTGGAACTGGGCGCAAAGGTCGTTATCACTTCCAGGAATCTTGAGAAACTCCAGGTAACTGCCGGAGAGCTGGAAGAACAGACCGGCGGCAAAGTGCTTTGTGTAGCCTGTGACGTTAGAAACTGGGATGAGGTGGAAGCGATGAAGGAAGCAACGCTCGCAGCATTCGGCAAAATTGATATCCTGCTGAACAATGCTGCAGGAAACTTTATATCTCCTACAGAGCGCCTTACGCATTCTGCTTTCGATTCCATTCTGGATATCGTTCTTAAAGGCACCAAAAACTGTACACTTTCCATTGGAAAGCACTGGATCGATTCAAAAACATCCGGGACGGTTCTTAATATCGTTACGACCTATTCCTGGACGGGATCTGCCTATGTTGTGCCTTCTGCCTGTGCCAAAGCCGGTGTCCTGGCAATGACCCGTTCTCTTGCTGTGGAATGGGCCAAATATGGCATCCGTTTTAATGCTATTGCACCGGGACCGTTCCCTACCAAAGGAGCATGGGACAGGCTGCTTCCCGGAGACCTTCAGGAAAAATTCGATATGAAGAAGAAAGTGCCTTTAAGAAGGGTAGGTGAACATCAGGAGCTGGCCAATCTTGCGGCTTATCTGGTGTCGGACTATTCTGCCTATATGAACGGAGAGGTAGTTACGATAGATGGAGGCGAGTGGCTTCAGGGAGCTGGAGAGTTCAATATGCTGGAAGACGTTCCTCAGGAAATGTGGGATGCCCTGGAAGCCATGATCAAAGCAAAGAAGTCAAACTGA
- a CDS encoding M1 family metallopeptidase: MNLRSRILVPALAALFFTSAYAQEAPKYDYTEAFKPFFYPQTGTETRSASGQPGHAYWQNAVNYNLDISLNDAQDELTGTAEITYTNNSPDTMGFLWLQLDQNLFKKDSRGNALVPLSGSRNGAHGEDFDGGYRIKSVKLDGKDVKYTVTDTRMQIDLPKELKSRGGVAKIKIEYSFKSPQYGSDRMGIQDTKNGKIFTIAQWYPRMCVYDDVLGWNTMPYLGASEFYLEYGDITANITVPANHYVVASGELLNAKEVYTREQNSRWDQARNSDKTVMIRPESEIGKAQPAGTKTWKFRINQARDFAWASSAAFILDAARINLPGGKKSLAISAYPAESAGEKAWGRSTEYTKAAIEHYSAKWYGYTYPAATNVAGNEGGMEYPGIVFCHMDSKGEDLWGVTDHEFGHNWFPMIVGSNERLFAWMDEGFNTFINELSTEAFNKGEYYRKKNIAQMGGYIMSDNFEPIMVGPDNMKENSIGVLAYYKPGMGLQILRESILGPEKFDKAFRTYIDRWAFKHPTPWDFFHTMENVSGEELNWFWRGWFMNKWKIDQAVKNVKYVNGDFKSGAEITVENLGQLPMPTTVQVKFKDGTAQVVKLPVEVWKRNKEWTFKVNSVKEIEQVKLDPESAIPDTNSKNNVWTWDSTQSKPVEKINVKDFTGTFGSKQVPIKITFVEKNNQLYAQATGQPEFPLEYTGDRTFTFEQAQISLKFSQDRKTITFSQGGRDFTFTKE, translated from the coding sequence ATGAACCTTAGATCCCGAATTCTGGTTCCTGCACTGGCCGCTCTGTTTTTTACATCTGCCTACGCCCAGGAAGCTCCCAAGTATGATTACACAGAAGCCTTCAAGCCTTTTTTCTATCCCCAGACCGGTACGGAAACCCGCTCGGCAAGCGGACAGCCCGGGCATGCCTATTGGCAGAATGCCGTGAACTACAACCTGGATATCTCCCTCAATGATGCGCAGGACGAACTTACGGGAACCGCAGAGATCACCTATACCAATAACAGTCCGGATACTATGGGGTTCCTTTGGCTGCAATTAGATCAGAACCTGTTTAAGAAGGATTCCAGAGGAAATGCGCTGGTACCGTTATCCGGAAGCAGGAACGGGGCGCATGGAGAGGATTTTGACGGAGGTTACCGTATAAAATCCGTTAAGCTGGATGGGAAAGATGTAAAATATACGGTTACTGATACCAGGATGCAGATCGATCTTCCGAAAGAGCTGAAATCCAGAGGCGGGGTAGCAAAAATAAAAATAGAATATTCATTCAAGTCTCCGCAATACGGATCAGACAGGATGGGAATCCAGGATACCAAAAACGGAAAGATCTTTACCATCGCTCAGTGGTATCCGAGAATGTGTGTGTATGATGATGTACTCGGCTGGAATACCATGCCTTACCTGGGTGCCTCTGAATTCTATCTGGAATACGGAGACATCACGGCCAACATCACAGTGCCGGCAAATCATTATGTCGTTGCTTCCGGAGAGCTTCTTAATGCGAAGGAAGTGTATACCAGAGAACAGAATAGCCGTTGGGATCAGGCCAGGAACAGTGACAAAACGGTGATGATCCGCCCTGAATCCGAAATCGGAAAAGCCCAGCCGGCCGGAACCAAAACCTGGAAGTTCAGGATAAACCAGGCCCGGGACTTTGCATGGGCATCTTCAGCCGCTTTTATCCTGGATGCAGCAAGGATCAATCTTCCCGGAGGAAAGAAATCATTGGCGATCTCAGCGTATCCTGCTGAAAGTGCCGGTGAAAAAGCATGGGGAAGATCCACGGAATATACCAAAGCAGCCATTGAGCATTATTCTGCCAAATGGTATGGATATACGTATCCTGCCGCTACCAACGTAGCAGGAAATGAGGGCGGAATGGAATATCCGGGAATTGTATTCTGCCATATGGATTCCAAGGGTGAGGACCTTTGGGGAGTTACCGACCATGAGTTCGGGCACAACTGGTTTCCGATGATTGTAGGTTCCAATGAGCGATTGTTTGCCTGGATGGACGAAGGGTTCAATACCTTTATTAATGAATTGTCCACAGAAGCCTTCAATAAAGGAGAATATTACCGGAAGAAGAATATAGCCCAGATGGGAGGCTATATTATGAGCGATAATTTTGAGCCGATCATGGTAGGTCCGGATAATATGAAGGAAAACAGCATCGGCGTTCTGGCATATTATAAGCCCGGAATGGGATTGCAGATCCTCAGGGAATCAATCTTAGGGCCGGAGAAATTCGATAAGGCATTCAGGACATATATTGACCGTTGGGCATTTAAGCACCCTACGCCATGGGATTTTTTCCATACCATGGAAAATGTTTCCGGGGAAGAACTGAACTGGTTCTGGAGAGGCTGGTTTATGAACAAATGGAAAATAGACCAGGCGGTTAAAAATGTAAAATATGTAAACGGAGATTTCAAGAGCGGAGCTGAGATCACGGTGGAAAACCTTGGCCAGCTGCCTATGCCTACTACCGTACAGGTGAAGTTTAAGGACGGGACTGCACAGGTCGTGAAATTACCTGTAGAAGTCTGGAAGCGTAATAAAGAGTGGACATTTAAAGTAAATTCTGTGAAAGAAATTGAGCAGGTGAAGCTGGATCCGGAATCTGCCATCCCGGATACCAACAGCAAGAATAATGTATGGACCTGGGATTCGACGCAGTCTAAGCCGGTAGAGAAAATTAATGTAAAAGATTTTACCGGAACATTCGGCAGCAAACAAGTTCCTATAAAAATTACATTTGTGGAGAAAAACAACCAGCTATATGCCCAGGCAACCGGACAACCGGAATTTCCACTGGAATATACCGGTGATCGCACCTTTACGTTTGAGCAGGCACAGATCTCCCTCAAATTCAGCCAGGACAGGAAGACCATTACATTCTCCCAGGGCGGCAGGGATTTCACCTTCACGAAAGAATAA
- a CDS encoding endonuclease/exonuclease/phosphatase family protein, translated as MNFRFSVVCLMLAVMSFSQDLRVMSFNIRLQVDSDKENAWTERKQDALDLIRYYHPDYFGVQEALPEQMKDIKTGLKNYDYVGVGRDDGKEKGEFSAIFYDTARLQVLKSGTFWLSETPEKPSRGWDAALNRICTYAVFRDKKSKKEFMALNLHFDHIGNVARVKSSELILKKIAEINPKNLPVTVSGDFNLTEDSEPIKIMSKNLQDTYYHSETKHYGPKGTFTGFNVNEIPKERIDYIFVKGFKIRSHRHINDRRENLLYPSDHFPVLTELSF; from the coding sequence ATGAATTTCAGATTTTCAGTGGTCTGTCTGATGCTGGCAGTAATGTCATTTTCACAGGACCTTAGGGTAATGAGTTTTAATATCAGGCTGCAGGTGGATTCGGATAAGGAAAATGCATGGACGGAAAGAAAGCAGGACGCCCTGGATTTGATCAGGTATTACCATCCGGATTATTTCGGGGTGCAGGAAGCGCTCCCGGAACAGATGAAAGATATCAAAACAGGCCTTAAAAACTATGACTATGTAGGCGTGGGAAGGGATGATGGTAAGGAAAAAGGGGAGTTTTCAGCCATCTTTTATGATACGGCAAGATTACAGGTGCTGAAATCAGGGACCTTCTGGCTTTCCGAAACACCCGAGAAGCCTTCCAGGGGATGGGATGCAGCCCTTAACAGGATCTGTACCTATGCGGTTTTCAGGGATAAAAAGTCGAAAAAGGAATTCATGGCTCTGAACCTTCATTTTGATCATATCGGAAATGTGGCAAGGGTAAAGTCTTCGGAACTGATCTTAAAAAAGATTGCTGAGATCAACCCTAAAAATCTTCCGGTAACGGTAAGCGGGGACTTTAACCTGACTGAAGATTCAGAACCGATTAAAATCATGTCCAAAAACCTTCAGGACACCTACTATCATTCCGAAACAAAACATTACGGTCCTAAAGGGACCTTCACCGGTTTTAATGTGAATGAAATCCCGAAAGAAAGGATTGACTATATTTTTGTAAAAGGATTTAAAATCAGGTCTCACAGGCATATCAACGACAGGAGGGAAAACCTGCTGTATCCGTCGGATCATTTCCCTGTTCTTACGGAGCTTTCCTTTTAA
- a CDS encoding response regulator transcription factor, giving the protein MKVKILLAEDDPDFGMILKQYLELEDFEVAWFQNPEDLTEVISGPFPYQLGILDIMMPNMDGFSLAKIILKAHPNFPVLFLTAKNQKIDRLTGLKIGADDYIAKPCDPEELVLRIRNVLKRTLPAVETKIRIGRYNLDTEKLLLYHPAENIRLTIREQQLLLYLLQHNHKTIKRDDILDSLWETNDYFTGRSLDVFISRLRKYFQHDPEIKIQSLRGIGFEVDFPV; this is encoded by the coding sequence ATGAAAGTTAAGATCCTTTTAGCAGAAGACGATCCTGATTTCGGGATGATCCTCAAACAATACCTGGAACTGGAAGATTTTGAAGTGGCCTGGTTTCAGAACCCTGAAGATCTTACAGAAGTTATCTCAGGCCCGTTTCCGTACCAGCTCGGAATCCTGGACATCATGATGCCCAATATGGACGGTTTCTCTCTGGCAAAAATAATCCTTAAAGCCCATCCTAATTTTCCGGTTCTTTTTTTAACCGCCAAAAACCAGAAAATTGACCGCCTGACCGGACTGAAAATAGGTGCCGATGATTATATTGCAAAACCCTGTGACCCGGAAGAGCTGGTCCTGCGGATCCGGAATGTTCTGAAACGGACATTACCTGCTGTGGAAACAAAAATCAGGATCGGCCGCTATAACCTGGATACGGAAAAACTGCTGCTCTATCACCCTGCTGAAAACATCCGCCTCACCATCCGGGAACAGCAATTACTGTTATACCTGCTGCAGCATAATCATAAGACCATCAAAAGGGACGATATCCTGGACAGCTTATGGGAGACCAATGACTATTTCACAGGCAGAAGCCTTGATGTCTTTATCAGCCGGCTGAGAAAATATTTCCAGCATGATCCTGAAATCAAGATCCAATCCCTGAGAGGAATTGGATTTGAAGTTGATTTTCCCGTATAA
- a CDS encoding sensor histidine kinase: protein MMVRKSKTLILVFAGLFLLLLGIQVYFLCKTYQVKEREIYRSVHDRLTNYTDKLEDAGRVKDTDYDDEVHDILVQYHDHLINRREFLAFFERNRKNTEQQLSDYINRSFEEKGYRIAARIKYTSVTSLTDGAQLISQPIVLYETKNKVIKPGIFNTGRWETSSTSKTDASKKNSFLVRSRTDFEILNIRTVIFKELILLIICCVILLASVLMLYLFTLKNLIRQQKQVEVLHTVVDNISHEFKTPIATLKIASKALKKDWNTETLLLIDRQIVRLENLMKQLHESEKEETYSIEPEDWSFFIQDLTFTYPEILFDTQISVTGELPFDKNMMETIVKNLCENSIKYGSDRITVHINTTEGILHIQVSDNGQGIAKRELKNIFEKFYRVQSDNIHNTKGLGLGLYFVRNIVEQYNGTIQVASTIGAGTLFTIQMHYES from the coding sequence ATGATGGTTCGTAAAAGCAAAACTCTTATACTGGTATTCGCAGGACTTTTTCTCCTCTTACTGGGGATACAGGTCTATTTCCTGTGTAAGACGTACCAGGTAAAAGAACGGGAAATATACCGGTCTGTACATGACAGGCTCACCAATTATACGGATAAACTTGAAGATGCAGGCAGAGTAAAAGACACTGACTATGATGATGAAGTCCACGATATCCTTGTCCAATACCATGACCACTTAATCAACCGCAGGGAATTCCTGGCCTTTTTTGAAAGAAACAGGAAAAATACGGAACAGCAATTATCAGATTATATCAACCGTTCTTTTGAAGAAAAAGGATACCGTATCGCTGCACGGATCAAATATACTTCCGTGACTTCACTAACTGATGGTGCACAGCTGATCAGCCAGCCCATAGTCCTGTATGAAACCAAAAACAAAGTTATTAAACCCGGGATTTTCAATACCGGAAGATGGGAGACCTCATCAACTTCCAAAACGGATGCATCGAAGAAAAATTCTTTTCTTGTCCGCAGCAGGACAGATTTTGAGATTCTGAATATCAGGACCGTTATTTTCAAGGAACTGATCCTCCTGATCATATGCTGCGTCATCCTTCTGGCCAGCGTACTGATGCTGTATCTTTTTACCTTAAAAAACCTCATCAGGCAGCAGAAGCAGGTAGAAGTCCTGCATACGGTGGTGGATAATATTTCTCATGAATTCAAAACACCTATTGCTACTTTAAAAATTGCCTCAAAAGCCCTTAAGAAAGACTGGAACACAGAGACACTTCTTCTTATCGACCGCCAGATCGTACGGCTGGAGAATCTTATGAAACAGCTTCACGAAAGCGAAAAAGAGGAAACATACAGTATAGAACCGGAAGACTGGAGCTTCTTCATCCAGGACCTTACTTTTACCTATCCTGAAATCCTATTTGACACACAAATTTCTGTAACAGGAGAGCTGCCATTCGATAAAAACATGATGGAAACCATTGTTAAAAACCTTTGTGAAAACAGCATTAAATACGGTTCAGACAGAATCACTGTCCATATCAATACTACGGAAGGCATTTTACATATACAGGTTTCGGACAACGGACAAGGCATTGCGAAAAGAGAACTTAAGAATATATTTGAAAAATTTTACCGTGTGCAGTCCGATAACATCCACAATACGAAAGGACTGGGACTCGGCCTGTATTTCGTACGGAATATCGTAGAACAGTATAACGGCACCATTCAGGTGGCAAGCACTATCGGCGCAGGGACATTATTTACCATACAGATGCATTATGAAAGTTAA